A section of the Streptomyces sp. NBC_01591 genome encodes:
- a CDS encoding NAD(P)/FAD-dependent oxidoreductase encodes MAPAAMRTAAQSLSDAKPVSFWLDDPGKPAALPALTGDEHCDLLVVGGGYSGLWTALIAKERDPERDVVLIEGHEVGWAASGRNGGFCAASLTHGLPNGLERWPDEIRKLEELGERNLDAIEAAVTRYSIDCEFERTGEIDVATEPHQLEELREWHQETEKLGFTGTEFLDRDALRAEVDSPTFLGGLWDRRGVAMLHPAKLAWGLKRACRDLGVRVYEHTRGLELARTTTGMAVRTPYGRVFARRVALGTNIFPSLVKRVRPYTVPVYDYALMTEPLSADQLASIGWKNRQGLGDSANQFHYFRLSADNRILWGGYDAIYPYGGRLSADLDQRPETFLKLAGQFFDCFPQLAGVRFSHAWGGAIDTCSRFSAFFGTAHQGRVAYAAGFTGLGVGATRFGADVMLDLLAGEQNERTALEMVRSKPMPFPPEPFAWAGIELTKRSLARADSNGGHRNLWLRTMDRLGLGFDS; translated from the coding sequence ATGGCCCCAGCTGCCATGCGTACTGCTGCACAATCACTCTCCGACGCGAAGCCCGTCTCGTTCTGGCTGGACGACCCCGGCAAGCCCGCCGCACTGCCCGCGCTCACCGGCGACGAGCACTGCGATCTGCTCGTCGTCGGCGGTGGCTACAGCGGACTGTGGACCGCGCTGATCGCCAAGGAACGCGACCCGGAACGGGACGTCGTACTGATCGAGGGGCACGAGGTGGGCTGGGCCGCCTCGGGCCGCAACGGCGGATTCTGCGCCGCCTCCCTCACCCACGGCCTGCCCAACGGGCTGGAGCGCTGGCCGGACGAGATCCGGAAGCTGGAGGAGCTCGGCGAGCGGAACCTCGACGCCATCGAGGCCGCCGTCACCCGCTACTCGATCGACTGCGAATTCGAGCGGACCGGCGAGATCGATGTCGCCACCGAGCCCCACCAGCTCGAAGAGCTCCGTGAATGGCACCAGGAGACGGAGAAGCTCGGCTTCACCGGGACTGAGTTCCTGGACCGGGACGCGCTGCGCGCCGAAGTCGACTCGCCGACCTTCCTGGGCGGCCTCTGGGACCGGCGCGGGGTCGCCATGCTGCACCCCGCCAAGCTGGCCTGGGGCCTGAAGCGGGCCTGCCGCGACCTGGGAGTCCGGGTGTACGAACACACCCGGGGCCTCGAACTGGCCAGGACCACCACGGGAATGGCGGTCCGCACCCCGTACGGGAGAGTCTTCGCCCGCCGGGTCGCACTCGGTACGAACATCTTCCCGTCGCTGGTCAAGCGGGTGCGCCCGTACACCGTGCCGGTCTACGACTACGCGCTGATGACCGAGCCGCTCTCTGCGGACCAGCTCGCCTCCATCGGCTGGAAGAACCGGCAGGGGCTGGGCGACAGCGCCAATCAGTTCCACTACTTCCGGCTGTCGGCCGACAACCGGATCCTGTGGGGCGGCTATGACGCGATCTATCCGTACGGCGGGCGGCTGAGCGCCGATCTCGATCAGCGTCCGGAGACCTTCCTCAAGCTCGCGGGCCAGTTCTTCGACTGTTTCCCGCAGTTGGCGGGGGTCCGTTTCAGCCATGCCTGGGGCGGGGCGATCGACACCTGTTCGCGCTTTTCCGCGTTCTTCGGCACGGCCCATCAGGGCCGGGTCGCCTATGCCGCCGGATTCACCGGACTCGGCGTCGGCGCCACCCGGTTCGGGGCCGATGTGATGCTCGATCTGCTGGCGGGCGAACAGAACGAACGGACCGCGCTGGAAATGGTCCGCAGCAAGCCGATGCCGTTCCCGCCGGAGCCCTTCGCCTGGGCCGGGATCGAGCTCACCAAGAGGTCCCTGGCCAGGGCGGACAGCAACGGCGGGCACCGCAATCTCTGGCTGCGGACGATGGACCGGCTGGGGCTCGGCTTCGACAGCTGA